CGTGCATGTAGGGGCCGGTGACGCCCACGTTGCGCAGGGTGGGCGTCTTGAAGCTGCCGATGTCGTTCTCGTTCTTGGTGACGAGGAAGCGGCCCATCTCCGACAGGTTGGTCTGGATGGCCAGCTCGTCGATCTGCTTGGCGTCGCCGGTGCGCACCACGCGCAGGGCCTCGGCGGCGAGCTTGGGGAAGTCGTGCTGGTGCGCGGCGATGCCGATGTTGTGGAACTTCTGGTCGGAGAACAGGGGGGACACGGCGTTGCCCGCGTGGCAGCTGTTGCAGCGCGCCTTGCCGTTGAAGAGCGCCCACCCGCGCTTCTCCGCCGCGCTGAGCGCCTTGGAGTCACCCGCCAGGAAGCGATCGAAGCGGGCGTTGCCGGAGAACTGCGTGCGCTCGAACGCGGCGATGGCCGTGGCGAGATCCTCGGCGGTGGGCTCGCGGCCGAACACCTTCTGGAACTCGGGCGGGTACTCGGGCAGCCCCTTCACCTTGGCCACCACGGCCTCCACGTCGGGCATGCCCATCTCGATGGGGTTGATGATGGGCAGAAGCGCCTGCTCCTCGAGCGTCCCCGCGCGCCCGTCCCAGAACTGGGTGGCGTTGAAGAGGGCATTGAGCACCGTGGGGCTGTTGCGCTGGCCCCGCTGCTTCTTGATGCCCTCGGACCGGGGGAGCCCATCCGTGAAGGCGCGTTTGGGATCATGACACGTCGCGCAACTCACCGAGTCGTCCGCGGACAGGCGTTTGTCATTGAAGAGTTTTTCGCCCAGGGTGATCTGCGCCGCGGTGGGCCGCCGCTCCGGGGGCACGGAGAGCTCGTACAGCACCGGGGAGACCCCCGGGGGAAAGGGTTTCTGGGGCGGCGCGGGCTGCGCCAGGACGGTGCCGCCCAGCGCGAGCACCGCCACACACGTGAGTGCTTTCATGAACACCTCGCTCGGAATGAATCGGATCGCGTGCGTCGTTCGAAGAGGGGAGGGGGCGCCCCTCGGTCCAGGGTCCGTGTCACTAACAGGCGCTTTTATTTCCGCATGAACTCGAATCCGGCCTCGGCCCCACGGACAATTGATTGTCGGCAAGAGGTCAGTTCACACGGCCCGGGTTTTCGCCAGACAACAGGTCCCGGGGTCCGCGAGGCAGGGCGCCACCGGTCCTCTCCGCGGTGCACGTGAGGTCTCGCTCCACCAGGACTCCGCGTGACGTCGCGCCCGTGTTG
The DNA window shown above is from Cystobacter fuscus DSM 2262 and carries:
- a CDS encoding cytochrome-c peroxidase, with product MKALTCVAVLALGGTVLAQPAPPQKPFPPGVSPVLYELSVPPERRPTAAQITLGEKLFNDKRLSADDSVSCATCHDPKRAFTDGLPRSEGIKKQRGQRNSPTVLNALFNATQFWDGRAGTLEEQALLPIINPIEMGMPDVEAVVAKVKGLPEYPPEFQKVFGREPTAEDLATAIAAFERTQFSGNARFDRFLAGDSKALSAAEKRGWALFNGKARCNSCHAGNAVSPLFSDQKFHNIGIAAHQHDFPKLAAEALRVVRTGDAKQIDELAIQTNLSEMGRFLVTKNENDIGSFKTPTLRNVGVTGPYMHDGSLATLWDVMDHYNKGGIPNPFLDGGMQRLGLTEPEIDDVVAFLFALTSEDLAALEKKELASQRARKNKRPERDTAVALGKKGNLGDIGVSPDLSISNPADRGFYGPVGPSSEK